A genomic window from Fusarium oxysporum Fo47 chromosome VIII, complete sequence includes:
- a CDS encoding alpha/beta hydrolase, with protein sequence MKSTIIPTLSLLEKLGLAVKILLVPGTIVGILIRGMPLAIKYKVPLHLWFTCMVGRILLGNFTPRQVQFLSTPTIDVYTAWIKKQRDQGHHTRLNLDIEPLADTDASIMWIGNRKKASKFVLFLHGGGYVAPPLPGHFTWCWEAYVNGGPGVDKEVAVAVLQYTLAPGGKYPDQLRQASAALNHLLQSGVNPRDLIVGGDSAGGNLTTQLAYHLLHPNPAAPKVKLHSPLAGMFFVSPWLSDRTDTTSFEEYGNVDMLFAGLLQRTSVHSFRSEDLEPKVNGAHPALAVDGDLSWLSDLPAITSALYVTAGRREVFCDAIVEFGKAAQEKCRSIPVQIEVGERECHDFILIENQAEVAGDATERMMKWASGILLD encoded by the exons ATGAAGTCAACCATTATCCCAACACTATCTCTCTTGGAGAAACTGGGCCTTGCAGTCAAGATACTTCTAG TACCCGGGACCATCGTGGGCATTCTCATCCGAGGCATGCCTCTTGCCATCAAATACAAAGTCCCATTACATCTGTGGTTCACCTGTATGGTTGGGCGCATCCTCCTAGGCAATTTCACCCCACGCCAGGTTCAATtcctctcaacaccaacgatAGATGTCTACACAGCCTGGATCAAGAAGCAGCGAGACCAGGGCCATCACACTCGACTAAACCTCGACATCGAGCCCCTCGCTGACACTGACGCATCTATAATGTGGATCGGGAATCGCAAGAAAGCGTCTAAATTCGTCCTGTTCTTGCACGGCGGTGGATATGTCGCGCCCCCTCTACCGGGCCACTTCACTTGGTGCTGGGAGGCATACGTTAATGGTGGACCTGGTGTAGACAAAGAGGTTGCTGTTGCGGTGCTGCAGTATACGCTTGCGCCAGGTGGGAAATATCCTGATCAGCTCCGCCAAGCTTCCGCCGCTCTCAATCATCTACTTCAAAGCGGCGTGAATCCGCGTGATCTGATAGTCGGTGGTGACTCTGCCGGAGGGAACTTGACAACTCAACTCGCCTATCACCTCCTGCATCCCAATCCCGCTGCTCCAAAAGTCAAGCTACACAGCCCACTCGCAGGGATGTTCTTTGTGTCTCCTTGGCTCAGCGATCGAACAGACACAACCTCATTTGAGGAATATGGCAACGTCGACATGCTCTTTGCAGGCTTACTCCAGCGTACTTCCGTACACTCGTTCCGCAGTGAGGACCTGGAGCCAAAAGTCAATGGAGCTCATCCAGCCCTTGCCGTGGATGGAGATCTGTCATGGTTGAGCGATCTCCCAGCGATCACGAGCGCGCTTTATGTCACTGCTGGTAGGCGCGAGGTTTTCTGTGATGCAATCGTCGAATTTGGGAAAGCTGCTCAAGAGAAATGCCGTTCGATTCCTGTGCAGATTGAAGTCGGCGAGCGTGAGTGTCATGACTTTATCCTCATCGAGAACCAAGCAGAAGTAGCAGGGGATGCCACagagaggatgatgaaatggGCGTCTGGCATATTACTAGATTAG
- a CDS encoding uncharacterized protein (Pc24g00040; Pc08g00080), translating into MVSFALLTALAYLSVLASSTPRQNQFATHSTSDNHANLLEYSISDERKFRDLSYRWTHAWDQKDKATWLAITAPEVIANYTDYPAVGTLTISSPASIFDHSFDDRGLGDKRLHTQHFLGSSLFTHISKSEAKGDWQVRARHVREVNGEERQWDSSAYVEFTYSLIDGDWKISGLRPHTVVATTGRPEDVIGLFP; encoded by the exons ATGGTGTCATTTGCCCTCTTAACTGCTCTTGCATACCTAAGCGTCCTTGCCTCTAGCACTCCCAGGCAAAACCAATTTGCCACTCACTCAACATCCGATAATCATGCCAATCTATTAGAATATTCTATCAGTGATGAAAGGAAGTTCCGCGACTTGTCTTACAGATGGACCCATGCCTGGGATCAGAAG GACAAAGCGACATGGCTTGCAATAACTGCCCCTGAAGTTATTGCTAACTACACCGACTATCCAGCTGTCGGGACACTCACTATCAGCAGCCCTGCGAGTATATTCGATCACTCGTTTGATGATAGAGGCCTTGGTGATAAACGAT TGCACACACAACATTTCCTCGGCTCGTCCCTCTTTACCCATATCAGCAAGAGCGAGGCAAAGGGGGACTGGCAGGTTCGAGCTCGCCATGTCAGGGAAGTGAACGGTGAAGAGCGTCAATGGGATTCTAGCGCATATGTCGAATTCACCTACAGTCTCATTGATGGAGACTGGAAGATCTCTGGACTGCGTCCTCATACAGTAGTGGCTACTACTGGACGACCTGAAGATGTTATTGGCTTGTTTCCCTAA
- a CDS encoding cytochrome P450, producing MTLSYLSEFPTSSGIGIAVFCLLSSWWLGTTFLAWYRLRHVPGPWFAGLSYIWNGWIAYSGKQHHVFVALDEKYGSLVRIGPEVLLTSDVELVKRMSATKSSYGKSSWVDGVRFNPYHETMFAVRDPRQHDRAKARVAPAYSGRDTPNLEGAVDQQINSLISLIRRKYLSEPASGLIRTLPLLNVLSYFTLDVISKVALGTEFGCCTSDSDPYRFYEGLDEHMPLMALTSDVPWIRAVMYSTTFLKYFGPRETDTHGIGPLMKVTNDNVRQRYSQDQTEKTDMLSSFKVHGLSEGNAQSETLFMFVAGSDTTAAAIRVTLFYLMSCPRVYRKLKEEIRGAVREGRASSPVTAAQARELPYLQAVIYEGLRMRPVTTGQQAKEVPAGGDTINGYFIPGGTSIAINFSAILGSKALFGPDADVFRPERFIGLSASNLAEMRRNVEMNFGHGRWMCAGKPLAFMELQKVYFELLRAFDFQLTEPLSPMRSESYALFRDFGLKVRATVAEDME from the exons ATGaccttatcttatctatcAGAATTCCCGACTTCTAGTGGCATTGGCATAGCCGTTTTCTGCTTGCTGTCATCCTGGTGGCTCGGCACAACCTTTCTAGCATGGTATCGTCTCCGACACGTCCCAGGCCCCTGGTTTGCAGGACTGAGCTACATCTGGAACGGTTGGATTGCCTACAGTGGTAAACAGCACCATGTATTCGTTGCTCTCGATGAAAAATACGGCTCGTTGGTGCGAATTGGCCCGGAGGTCCTGCTCACTTCAGATGTTGAGCTCGTCAAGCGCATGTCGGCGACAAAGAGCTCATATGGCAAATCCTCTTGGGTCGACGGTGTTCGGTTCAATCCGTACCACGAAACTATGTTTGCAGTGAGAGATCCTCGCCAACATGATCGCGCGAAAGCAAGGGTGGCCCCTGCGTATAGTGGTCGCGATACGCCGAATCTCGAGGGTGCTGTAGACCAGCAGATCAACAGCCTCATATCCTTGATTCGTCGCAAATATCTCTCGGAGCCCGCATCTGGTTTAATCCGTACACTGCCCCTCCTCAACGTCTTGTCGTATTTCACCCTCGACGTCATTTCCAAAGTGGCGCTCGGGACGGAGTTTGGTTGCTGCACTTCTGACTCGGACCCGTACAGGTTCTATGAGGGGTTGGATGAGCATATGCCTTTGATGGCGCTGACAAGTGATGTACCGTGGATCCGAGCTGTGATGTACTCGACTACGTTTCTCAAGTATTTTGGGCCACGCGAGACTGATACTCATGGAATTGGCCCGCTGATGAA AGTTACGAATGACAACGTCCGACAACGCTATAGTCAAGACCAGACAGAGAAGACAGATATGTTG AGCTCGTTCAAAGTCCATGGTCTATCCGAGGGTAATGCCCAGTCCGAGACGCTTTTCATGTTCGTCGCGGGATCCGATACCACTGCAGCGGCTATCCGAGTCACTCTATTCTACCTCATGTCGTGTCCTCGCGTCTATCggaagctgaaggaagagatTCGAGGCGCTGTTCGTGAGGGAAGGGCTTCAAGTCCAGTTACTGCTGCTCAGGCACGCGAGCTACCTTATCTCCAA GCAGTTATATATGAAGGTCTCCGTATGCGGCCAGTGACAACTGGACAGCAAGCGAAAGAGGTACCAGCTGGCGGCGACACCATCAACGGGTACTTCATTCCCGGTGGCAcatccatcgccatcaactTCTCGGCTATCTTAGGTTCCAAAGCCCTCTTCGGCCCAGACGCCGATGTCTTTCGACCAGAACGCTTCATTGGTCTTTCAGCCTCCAATCTCGCCGAGATGCGTCGCAACGTCGAAATGAACTTTGGTCACGGCCGATGGATGTGTGCTGGAAAGCCGCTGGCGTTTATGGAGCTGCAAAAAGTGTACTTCGAG TTGCTGCGGGCATTCGATTTTCAGCTTACCGAGCCTCTCAGTCCGATGCGATCTGAGAGTTACGCTTTGTTCCGCGATTTTGGATTGAAAGTGCGTGCTACAGTGGCAGAAGACATGGAATAG
- a CDS encoding uncharacterized protein (expressed protein) — translation MQHCWVIPDGVCKTELPSRCSNLLFNSPTEAASTIGSLVSHLLVEKISLTSSTRAGSMSETRLQKRHFHVITVA, via the coding sequence ATGCAACACTGCTGGGTAATCCCCGACGGCGTATGTAAGACCGAGCTGCCTAGTAGGTGCTCAAACTTGCTATTTAATTCACCAACTGAAGCGGCTAGCACAATCGGCAGTCTTGTTTCACACCtacttgttgagaagattaGCTTGACCAGCAGTACGAGAGCCGGGAGCATGTCTGAAACACGCTTGCAGAAGCGACATTTTCATGTGATTACAGTTGCGTAA
- a CDS encoding chaperonin 10-like protein, whose protein sequence is MTTMKALVSNRSIVTRLINATRAKAIGGQGGRVQDNVPIPTISSNEILVKVKAVALNPTDFKHLDIISPTNSIIGCDYAGVVHQVGDSVRDRWKVGDRVAGAVHGGLYPDKGAFAEYLKIDADLAWKVPDDISDTDATTYGVSAVTAMLVLNVHHGIPFVDTKPATPKNEAIFIYAGATSAGLYHIQLAKAAGYTVVTTASPRSFQLVKQYGADVVFDYNSPSVAEDIIKEYPKITKAVDCFSEGKSTSICAAVLKPSGGKVVTLLPNGKSSTPGVTYDLVMSYTAMGHAFQWLPPIGPKFEARPQDRAALVRFYESLPRITHLLKPIPTIELKNGFDGVLEGLDKLRAGQVAGGKQVVRFNIGE, encoded by the coding sequence ATGACTACTATGAAAGCTCTAGTCTCTAATCGCAGTATCGTCACACGACTCATCAACGCCACACGCGCCAAGGCCATCGGAGGCCAGGGTGGCCGTGTCCAGGACAATGTACCCATTCCcaccatctcctccaacgAAATCCTCGTGAAGGTCAAAGCTGTAGCCCTGAACCCTACCGACTTCAAGCATCTCGACATTATCTCTCCCACCAACTCGATCATCGGATGTGATTACGCAGGCGTCGTTCATCAAGTCGGTGACTCTGTCAGAGATAGGTGGAAGGTCGGCGATCGTGTCGCTGGCGCTGTTCACGGCGGTTTATATCCTGACAAAGGCGCCTTCGCAGAGTACTTGAAGATTGATGCGGATCTGGCCTGGAAAGTCCCCGATGACATCAGCGATACAGACGCAACTACATATGGAGTCTCTGCTGTGACAGCCATGCTGGTCCTCAATGTCCATCACGGGATCCCTTTCGTCGATACCAAACCTGCTACTCCCAAGAATGAAGCCATCTTCATTTACGCCGGAGCAACAAGTGCAGGCCTATACCATATCCAGCTTGCAAAGGCAGCTGGGTACACAGTAGTCACAACTGCCTCGCCCCGTTCATTCCAGCTAGTAAAGCAATACGGCGCCGATGTCGTATTCGACTACAATTCACCCTCCGTCGCAGAAGACATTATCAAAGAATATCCCAAGATCACAAAGGCGGTGGATTGTTTCTCCGAGGGCAaatcaacatccatctgcGCCGCGGTGCTCAAGCCCAGTGGCGGTAAGGTGGTTACGCTTCTGCCAAACGGTAAATCTAGCACTCCTGGTGTAACTTACGACCTCGTCATGTCGTATACGGCTATGGGGCATGCCTTTCAGTGGTTACCACCAATTGGACCCAAGTTTGAAGCCAGGCCGCAAGATCGTGCGGCCCTTGTTCGCTTTTATGAAAGTCTACCACGAATTACTCATCTCCTGAAACCTATCCCGACGATTGAACTCAAGAACGGTTTTGATGGTGTGCTTGAGGGACTGGATAAATTGCGGGCAGGCCAGGTGGCAGGAGGCAAGCAGGTGGTCAGGTTTAATATAGGAGAGTAA
- a CDS encoding chaperonin 10-like protein, producing the protein MASDLPEQHQALVLEDREAGFELKTLSTPQPGPGSAIILIESAGILPYHHQVIRHYPIPIPLVGGFSAIGRIAAIGPDAVALQLGQLVYVDCVIHARDDPDEFFLSAVIEGFTDGSKKLMRDVWRDGTFAEYFKAPLENCIPLNENRLCKELGYSIPELTYMAYLLVPYGGLRDIKLEPGETIVICPATGGYSGAAVQVALSMGARVIAMARNGEKLAKLKEHVEKTSPGANLETVLITGDESNDAAALRAFGTIDAALDLTPSTAATSAHTKSAIRALRRGGRVSLMGSTNNIGAGEILTNDITLKGKMMYDRPDILQLIKMLERGLFSRGTNFVDVKTFALGDWKQGLDTAADHVGIGKCAVFVPRA; encoded by the exons ATGGCATCCGATCTTCCCGAACAACATCAGGCCCTCGTCCTCGAGGATCGTGAGGCCGGTTTCGAGCTCAAAACGCTGTCAACGCCGCAGCCCGGTCCTGGCAGCGCCATCATTCTCATCGAGTCCGCTGGGATACTTCCATACCATCATCAAGTCATCCGCCATTACCCAATCCCCATCCCGCTCGTTGGCGGCTTTAGTGCGATCGGACGCATTGCAGCAATCGGCCCAGACGCAGTTGCACTGCAGCTGGGTCAGCTCGTGTACGTGGACTGTGTTATACATGCGCGCGACGACCCGGATGAGTTTTTCCTATCGGCCGTCATCGAGGGATTCACGGATGGAAGCAAAAAATTGATGCGAGACGTATGGCGCGATGGGACGTTTGCCGAATATTTCAAGGCTCCGCTGGAGAACTGCATCCCGCTCAACGAGAATCGTTTGTGCAAAGAGCTAGGATATTCGATCCCGGAGCTTACGTACATGGCCTACTTGCTCGTCCCGTATGGGGGGCTAAGAGACATCAAGCTTGAACCGGGTGAAACCATTGTCATCTGCCCAGCGACCGGCGGATACAGCGGCGCAGCGGTACAAGTTGCCCTCTCGATGGGCGCGAGAGTGATTGCCATGGCTCGGAATGGAGAGAAGCTAGCCAAGCTGAAAGAGCATGTGGAGAAGACATCCCCCGGTGCGAATCTCGAGACAGTACTCATTACAGGAGACGAAAGCAACGATGCCGCTGCCCTGAGAGCTTTTGGCACCATTGACGCCGCGCTCGACTTAACACCATCAACTGCCGCCACGTCGGCGCATACGAAGAGTGCGATCCGGGCGCTGCGACGGGGAGGGAGGGTGAGCCTGATGGGCTCAACTAACAACATCGGCGCTGGTGAAATCTTGACAAACGATATTACTCTGAAAG GGAAAATGATGTACGACAGGCCGGACATCCTGCAGTTGATCAAAATGCTTGAGAGAGGTCTGTTCTCCCGCGGCACCAACTTTGTTGACGTCAAGACATTTGCTCTGGGAGACTGGAAACAGGGTCTAGACACCGCGGCTGACCATGTGGGCATCGGCAAGTGTGCCGTCTTTGTTCCACGGGCTTAA
- a CDS encoding uncharacterized protein (expressed protein) — MSSQPSSSKEAMAVNPLPPPKPPEKLALHLQGGKVIFFTLNALFDRDHATERGLEKCRQLSPDLRKKSMEELKRGYHAAMTAAYRQLLHRQIHRSDPRGIQPNSIPQVSIDKVGMIFQQLDLNLPPASERQLIGREFAGEFSRNRFEVRGASRYLGELKQLEYAIVVVDDVVEWDVVKDLNFWHYIDALITPADPTVRKPDARVFQKALDVCRVSPKNAVIVGASLDDDIFGIMEVDAEPILYKPSHNYALVEVKGTCVLVVRTMAELVSEIKSRPEKRGLVQYQQQQQLLPVPAHPPMVYAPQDQGFPHDRNGGPSGQYSHRGPSQSQHPSSDPKAGYLDSHVNQPRERSRPSPPLSEPESSDETPRSHGLPKVQDHDHPIRDFERDARPAPPVNHVPSKRRRDESVAQGTSLPTIPQVPPRHDQEYLNYAAMGEYNCSARGSFHGASTQGRRPPSPKPATVFGSANDHRSPGIHSTSHPPMYRPRSPSPPRWLPRITPYPLTEDYGISSPHDAGYQDQQRSWHSGRDYEVSGRTYPTRDQYQAGTASPYQTSHEPRSRTLSQQIGPSPGVFDGPWRDGSARRTASMSEGDVQRPWETRNAGPSSERTRERADERQLPRPEERSMHPYRREVIDLTSVGRNAQPSDPAHAFTAAGPFVPYHPFRLPSHGYSNGTHLEPRGAIRPQAAEQHEAGPSNQQPSFSRNEETGARGGRRAEMSLSRIMCSEVRPTLQCSGSQSQFLDDSSTGPSGHNRSTVPDLSGFAQSALDLGRETPRVDSSSKDVDEQPKAAEYQGRQ; from the exons ATGTCCTCCCAGCCAAGCTCAAGCAAGGAGGCAATGGCTGTCAACCCACTACCGCCTCCTAAACCCCCAGAGAAATTGGCACTCCATCTCCAAGGCGGAAaggtcatcttcttcacacTGAACGCCCTCTTCGACCGCGACCATGCGACTGAGCGTGGTCTTGAGAAGTGCAGGCAGCTCAGCCCGGACCTTCGGAAGAAATCCATGGAAGAGCTCAAACGCGGCTACCATGCTGCCATGACTGCGGCGTACCGACAGCTCCTCCACCGCCAGATCCATCGGTCAGATCCGCGCGGCATTCAACCCAACAGCATTCCACAGGTTTCGATTGATAAAGTCGGAATGATTTTTCAACAGCTTGATCTTAATCTGCCGCCGGCGAGTGAGCGGCAACTGATCGGCCGCGAGTTTGCTGGTGAATTCAGCCGCAACCGGTTCGAAGTCCGCGGCGCTTCTCGGTATTTGGGGGAGTTGAAGCAGCTCGAGTACGcgattgttgttgtcgacgatgttgttgagtGGGATGTTGTGAAGGATCTCAATTTCTGGCACTACATCGATGCTTTGATAACTCCGGCAGATCCAACAGTGCGCAAGCCAGACGCTCGCGTGTTTCAAAAGGCCCTAGATGTATGCCGAGTCTCTCCGAAGAATGCTGTCATCGTTGGCGCTTCGTTGGATGATGATATTTTTGGTATCATGGAGGTTGACGCAGAGCCAATTTTGTACAAGCCAAGCCATAATTACGCTCTTGTGGAAGTTAAGGGTACGTGTGTTCTGGTTGTTCGCACCATGGCTGAGCTTGTGTCGGAGATAAAAAGCCGACCGGAAAAACGAGGTCTCGTACAgtaccaacaacaacaacagctaCTTCCTGTACCAGCTCACCCACCAATGGTCTACGCACCCCAGGACCAGGGATTTCCGCATGATCGGAACGGTGGACCCTCAGGCCAATATTCCCATAGAGGTCCAAgccaatctcaacatccatcttcCGATCCGAAGGCTGGCTACCTAGATAGCCATGTGAATCAACCTCGAGAGCGATCTCGACCTTCACCCCCACTGTCGGAGCCAGAATCGAGCGATGAGACCCCACGAAGCCACGGGCTGCCAAAGGTTCAGGATCATGACCACCCGATTAGGGATTTTGAGAGGGATGCACGTCCGGCACCTCCTGTGAACCATGTACCCTCGAAGCGCCGTCGTGATGAATCTGTGGCTCAAGGTACTTCTCTACCCACAATCCCTCAGGTGCCACCTCGCCACGACCAGGAGTACCTTAATTACGCTGCAATGGGAGAGTACAACTGTTCTGCGCGTGGATCGTTTCACGGTGCGTCGACACAGGGGCGTCGTCCCCCTTCCCCAAAGCCGGCCACGGTATTCGGGAGTGCCAATGATCACCGTTCCCCTGGAATCCATTCTACAAGCCACCCGCCCATGTATCGACCGCGGAGCCCTTCCCCACCTCGATGGCTACCCCGGATTACGCCGTATCCGCTCACCGAAGACTATGGGATCTCCAGCCCGCACGACGCCGGGTATCAGGATCAGCAGCGCTCTTGGCATTCTGGACGTGACTATGAGGTCTCGGGCAGGACTTACCCTACCCGAGATCAATATCAAGCTGGAACTGCAAGTCCGTATCAAACTTCGCATGAGCCTCGATCGAGAACCCTCTCTCAGCAAATCGGACCATCGCCTGGTGTATTTGATGGGCCTTGGAGAGATGGATCCGCAAGAAGGACTGCGTCAATGAGTGAGGGAGATGTTCAAAGGCCTTGGGAAACCAGAAATGCTGGGCCATCGAGTGAAAGGACACGGGAACGTGCGGATGAGCGCCAGCTTCCACGTCCAGAGGAACGCAGTATGCATCCGTACCGTCGAGAAGTAATCGACTTGACTTCTGTTGGTAGAAATGCACAGCCTTCTGATCCGGCACATGCATTCACTGCTGCAGGTCCATTCGTTCCTTACCATCCATTTCGCCTACCCAGTCATGGATATTCAAACGGAACTCACCTTGAGCCTCGGGGCGCAATTCGACCTCAAGCTGCAGAACAGCACGAAGCTGGCCCTTCTAACCAACAGCCCTCCTTTTCAAGAAATGAAGAGACTGGAGCTCGTGGCGGACGTCGGGCCGAGATGTCACTGAGTCGTATCATGTGTTCCGAAGTTAGACCTACATTACAGTGTTCCGGATCACAGTCTCAGTTCCTAGATGACTCATCCACTGGACCTTCGGGCCATAATCGGAGCACAGTTCCAGATCTAAGCGGCTTCGCTCAAAGTGCTCTTGACCTCGGCCGAGAAACTCCACGAGTTGATTCGTCTTCCAAGGAT GTCGATGAACAACCCAAGGCTGCTGAATACCAGGGTCGACAGTAG
- a CDS encoding uncharacterized protein (domain of unknown function-domain containing protein) — MEFRDNYSAIAEANKQRRKLQNRKNQRARRQRIKGKDFGIDQVSSSFEVRRWRVDEVDDGCSQDTDTDSTAVSINYHPSCTLPSTTKSVIAVQAPSSTDQPGQVTTLESAPQPINVNFPLPSDQLLHLIQFNVYRAFISIKRTINTISLDPTTCPVFGPCLDDTTRYPPNPNIPSSLAPTILQQTQYHFPWINIMPFARLRDNLIRREGRFDNFELWRDLVGDLMSYTAAPWQRGTPFSFSASTPETEQSRGFMLENYIDTDELTAGRNGLIIWGEPHDMQSWEATPGFLTKWSWAVEGCEELVQVSNRWRIRRGAEPMRLPTSVLGTNA; from the exons ATGGAATTCAGAGATAATTACTCCGCAATTGCCGAGGCGAATAAGCAGCGAAGAAAGCTGCAGAATCGGAAGAACCAGAGAGCCCGTC GACAACGAATTAAGGGTAAAGACTTTGGGATAGATCAAGTGTCGAGTTCATTTGAGGTCAGACGCTGGCgcgttgatgaagttgatgatggctgtTCCCAAGACACAGATACAGACTCAACTGCCGTGTCCATAAACTACCATCCGTCTTGCACACTACCCTCCACTACCAAGAGCGTCATTGCCGTTCAAGCACCATCATCCACAGATCAACCCGGTCAAGTCACGACCCTAGAATCAGCCCCCCAGCCCATCAACGTCAACTTCCCCCTCCCCTCCGAccagctcctccacctcATTCAGTTCAACGTCTACCGcgccttcatctccatcaaaCGCACTATCAATACAATATCACTAGACCCAACAACCTGTCCCGTCTTTGGCCCCTGCTTGGACGACACAACCCGCTACCCCCCAAATCCCAATATCCCTTCCTCTCTCGCCCCTACTATACTACAACAAACTCAATACCATTTCCCCTGGATCAACATCATGCCGTTCGCCCGCCTCCGCGACAATCTTATCCGACGCGAAGGCCGCTTCGACAATTTCGAATTATGGCGGGATCTCGTTGGCGATCTTATGAGCTATACAGCAGCTCCTTGGCAGCGAGGAACACCGTTTAGCTTCTCTGCCAGTACCCCCGAGACGGAACAGTCACGGGGGTTCATGTTGGAGAATTACATAGATACGGACGAACTTACGGCCGGACGCAATGGACTCATTATTTGGGGTGAGCCGCACGACATGCAGAGTTGGGAGGCTACACCTGGCTTTCTTACTAAGTGGTCATGGGCGGTCGAGGGGTGTGAAGAGCTGGTTCAAGTTAGTAATCGTTGGAGGATAAGAAGAGGGGCGGAGCCTATGCGTCTGCCGACGTCGGTATTGGGGACAAATGCCTAA
- a CDS encoding tryptophan RNA-binding attenuator protein-like domain-containing protein, translated as MSHQQGYAQHQQAMQHASSDSGAFPGGTYSIAHRDTNAVLNVDLQQGAVVRSKSGAMIHMSGSIELTGKSKFSLGKLFTGGNLFESTYTGPGRIALGPTLFGDIITLHVDGHQSWTIGRDAFLACTSEVTKKRETQGIGKALFSGEDLFVFRIEGQGIMWLTSFGAVDRLDLRPGEEHIVDNGHLVAWSCKYSIEKAGGGAMTGLKTGEGLVCRFTGPGSVYIQTRNMDEFKSFIRASSAA; from the exons ATGTCTCACCAACAAGGATACGcgcagcatcaacaagcGATGCAACACGCAAGCAGTGACAGCGGTGCTTTTCCAGGCGGTACCTACAGCATCGCCCACCGCGACACCAACGCCGTTCTCAACGTGGATCTTCAGCAAGGAGCCGTGGTGCGCTCCAAGTCAGGCGCCATGATTCACATGTCTGGCTCTATCGAGTTAACCGGAAAGTCCAAGTTCTCTCTAGGAAAGCTCTTCACGGGCGGCAACTTGTTTGAGTCGACGTACACCGGTCCAGGACGTATTGCCCTTGGCCCGACGCTTTTTGGCGATATTATCACGTTGCACGTTGATGGTCATCAGTCTTGGACCATCGGCAGAGACGCTTTCCTTGCTTGCACTTCTGAGGTTacgaagaagagagaaacgCAGGGGATTGGCAAGGCTTTGTTCTCGGGAGAGGATCTCTTTGTCTTTCGTATCGAGGGTCAAGGCATTATGTGGCTGACGAGCTTTGGTGCTGTCGATCGACTGGAT CTTCGACCTGGGGAGGAACACATTGTTGATAACGGTCATCTTGTGGCTTGGAGTTGCAAGTATTCTATTGAAAAGGCTGGTGGAGGAGCTATGACTGGATTGAAGACGGGCGAGGGTCTGGTATGCCGTTTCACGGGCCCTGGCTCGGTTTACATACAGACTCGAAACATGGATGAGTTTAAATCGTTTATTAGGGCATCTTCTGCAGCTTAG
- a CDS encoding uncharacterized protein (expressed protein) — MRCQFTAQDDLACAPCKSRGKICRDQDFADDSEASQLSMRHLAQRLSRLEELMGKLAERVALDPSPNLLTGLSTKILTSLSSVAANGVKQGVISTSRDPSDSTARYGLSQKEDGSSKPLSFTHNQAHEAYLGLGLPGDLTR; from the coding sequence ATGCGATGTCAGTTCACGGCCCAAGACGATCTTGCGTGTGCACCGTGCAAAAGTCGAGGCAAAATATGTCGCGATCAGGACTTCGCCGACGATTCAGAGGCATCACAGCTGTCCATGCGACACCTCGCGCAGCGTTTGAGCAGGCTTGAGGAGTTGATGGGGAAGCTTGCGGAGCGTGTAGCTCTTGACCCATCACCCAATCTACTCACTGGCCTCTCCACAAAAATCTTAACCAGCTTGTCTTCAGTTGCTGCGAATGGAGTCAAACAAGGAGTCATCAGCACATCGAGGGACCCTTCGGATTCCACAGCCAGATACGGGCTATCGCAAAAGGAAGATGGTAGCAGTAAACCCTTATCCTTCACTCACAACCAAGCCCATGAAGCGTACTTGGGCTTGGGTCTTCCCGGAGACCTAACTCGCTGA